A genomic window from Oculatellaceae cyanobacterium includes:
- a CDS encoding CHAT domain-containing protein — MNYSAVLMGLLLSGLTLSNIHPAIAQVPTATNVGNVSANFDSLVQQGRNFYEFGKFLEAANAWKEAASAFAQAGDQLNQAMVLSNLSLAYQQLGQWSDAENAIASSLKLLGNPTNQNDYLKVLAQALNNQGSLQLAKGQAEQAVTTWVQAAKTYQQAGDQLGTIRAKINQSQAFLVLGLYRRALDTLQDVNKSLQSLPDSRIKAAGMRSLGNSFRLVGNLDQSKQILQQSLAVAERLRSPEDIAEALFSLGNTARAQQDNQAALAYYQQTINTSTSSITPLQAQLNQLSLLIQTQQISAATALSSSVQQSITKLPPSRNVVDAKINLAQSLMKLADNQQTSARITQTKQNQQQTTDTWFQADQNTIPNRPNYREIAQLLATAVQQANSLDDPRAESYALGQLGTVYENTRQFSDAIKLTEQALLKAQSINAPDIAYRWQWQLGRLLKAQKDTKGAIASYTEAVNNLQSLRTDLVAINSNVQFSFRESVEPVYRELVGLLLQSQPGVQPSQENLIAARKVIESLQLAELANFFRENCLTAKPVQIDQVDKSAAVVYPIILEDSLEVVLSLPGKPLLHYSTQIPRQEVETTLDRMRKAVVTRSSRAYLSTGSKIYDWLVKPAVADLTKGQIKTLVFVLDGRFANVPMAALYDGKQFLLEKYAIALTPSLQLFDPKPLEEKKLQALIAGISQARQKFSALPNVTDELATISSEVPTKVLLNQDFTSTALKNQLSSSGFSIVHLATHGQFSSQADQTFLLTWDETFNVNELNSLLRSREQAGSGAIELLVLSACQTAAGDKRAALGLAGVAVRAGARSTLATLWFVSDEGTTELMTEFYRELDASVTKAEALRRAQLRLLKDPALNHPYYWAPYVMVGNWL, encoded by the coding sequence ATGAATTACTCTGCGGTATTAATGGGATTGCTGTTAAGTGGTTTAACTTTATCAAATATTCACCCAGCTATAGCTCAAGTACCGACTGCAACTAACGTTGGAAATGTCAGTGCTAATTTTGATTCTTTAGTACAACAGGGTAGAAATTTTTACGAATTTGGAAAATTTTTAGAGGCGGCTAATGCTTGGAAAGAAGCTGCAAGTGCATTTGCACAAGCAGGAGATCAGCTTAACCAAGCAATGGTGTTAAGTAATCTATCGTTAGCATATCAGCAGTTAGGGCAGTGGTCTGATGCAGAAAATGCGATCGCATCTAGCCTAAAATTATTAGGTAATCCTACTAATCAAAACGATTACCTGAAAGTACTAGCGCAAGCTTTGAATAACCAAGGTAGTTTGCAGTTAGCGAAGGGACAAGCAGAACAAGCTGTAACGACTTGGGTACAAGCAGCGAAAACTTATCAACAAGCTGGGGATCAATTAGGTACTATTCGCGCCAAAATTAATCAATCTCAAGCATTTCTAGTATTGGGACTTTATCGACGGGCATTAGATACGCTGCAAGATGTGAACAAAAGCCTACAATCATTACCAGACTCGCGCATTAAAGCCGCAGGAATGCGAAGTTTAGGAAACTCTTTCAGGTTAGTTGGTAACTTAGACCAATCAAAACAAATTTTACAGCAGAGTTTAGCTGTAGCGGAAAGATTGAGATCGCCTGAAGATATTGCTGAAGCTTTGTTTAGTTTAGGTAATACTGCCCGCGCTCAACAGGATAATCAAGCTGCATTAGCTTACTATCAACAAACAATTAACACCAGTACCTCCTCCATTACACCACTGCAAGCACAACTCAATCAACTCAGCTTATTAATACAAACTCAACAAATTTCTGCGGCTACTGCATTATCTTCTTCAGTCCAACAATCAATTACTAAGTTACCTCCTAGTCGTAATGTTGTTGATGCGAAGATTAACTTAGCTCAAAGTTTGATGAAACTAGCTGATAATCAGCAAACTTCAGCAAGAATTACCCAAACTAAGCAAAATCAGCAACAAACAACTGATACATGGTTCCAAGCAGATCAAAACACTATTCCAAATAGACCAAATTACCGAGAAATTGCCCAACTATTAGCCACAGCAGTACAGCAAGCAAATAGTTTGGACGATCCCAGAGCAGAGTCTTATGCCCTGGGTCAATTAGGGACTGTATATGAAAATACTAGACAATTTAGCGATGCGATTAAACTAACTGAACAAGCATTGCTGAAAGCACAGTCAATTAATGCTCCAGATATTGCTTATCGCTGGCAATGGCAGTTAGGGCGTTTACTAAAAGCGCAAAAAGATACCAAGGGTGCGATCGCATCCTATACCGAAGCTGTCAACAACCTTCAGTCTCTACGCACTGATTTAGTTGCAATCAATTCAAATGTGCAATTTTCTTTCCGAGAAAGTGTAGAACCTGTTTATCGAGAACTTGTAGGATTACTATTGCAATCACAACCAGGCGTTCAACCTAGCCAGGAAAACTTGATTGCTGCTCGTAAAGTGATCGAATCTTTGCAGCTAGCAGAACTAGCTAACTTTTTTAGAGAAAACTGTTTAACCGCTAAACCTGTACAAATTGATCAAGTAGATAAAAGTGCCGCCGTTGTCTATCCCATAATTTTAGAAGATAGTTTAGAAGTTGTTCTGTCCCTACCAGGAAAACCTTTACTCCACTACAGCACACAGATACCCCGCCAAGAAGTGGAAACTACTCTTGACAGAATGCGTAAAGCTGTGGTCACTCGCTCATCAAGAGCCTATTTATCTACTGGTAGCAAGATTTATGACTGGTTAGTTAAACCAGCCGTAGCTGATTTGACTAAAGGGCAGATTAAAACATTGGTATTTGTGCTAGACGGTCGTTTTGCTAATGTACCAATGGCAGCTTTGTATGATGGTAAGCAATTTTTATTAGAAAAGTATGCGATCGCACTGACACCATCTTTGCAACTATTTGATCCCAAACCGTTAGAAGAAAAAAAACTTCAAGCTTTAATCGCAGGTATTAGCCAAGCGCGTCAAAAGTTTTCAGCATTACCGAACGTTACAGATGAATTAGCAACGATTTCCTCTGAAGTGCCGACTAAAGTATTACTAAATCAGGATTTCACTAGCACTGCTCTCAAAAATCAGCTTAGTTCATCAGGATTTTCGATAGTACACTTAGCCACACATGGTCAATTTAGTTCCCAAGCAGATCAAACTTTCCTGCTAACTTGGGATGAAACATTTAATGTTAATGAGTTAAATAGTTTACTACGCAGTAGAGAACAAGCTGGCTCTGGAGCAATTGAATTACTGGTTTTGAGCGCCTGTCAAACAGCAGCCGGAGACAAGCGGGCAGCATTAGGACTAGCTGGAGTAGCAGTAAGGGCAGGCGCACGCAGTACACTAGCGACGCTGTGGTTTGTTAGTGATGAAGGCACA
- a CDS encoding ShlB/FhaC/HecB family hemolysin secretion/activation protein, producing the protein MRASKKNIKIWMRSLPTVLAPVWLVTPVVAQTSIDTNKLKTVNDCQECLLAQVPAIPPGIPQIPPQDIIPPSQPTPQPPATTQPLPPPEQLLTPPSVTPQPGEAPESSVPGTLTVKSFEFTGNTVISSQELATVTAPFTNRPISFAELLQARSAVTQLYIDKGYVTSGALIPTQTLTEGVVTIQVVEGSLESINITGTRRLQPNYVRSRIAIATQKALNVPRLLEALRLLQLDPLIASISAELAAGSTPGTSLLTIKVQEADTFKTQANLDNSRSPSVGSFRRGGQIREANLLGLGDAINLEYSNTDGSNAYDFAYTLPLNPRNGSLRLNYGNTSSNVIEPPFDEIDIEASSRYFDLTFRQPISQTPSEEFALGLTGSRRETDTSLLDRPFPLSAGADEQGRTRVSAVRFFQEWTQRGSTQVISARSQFSLGVGAFNATINKEAPDSRFLSWRGQAQWVRLLAPDTLFLVRGDLQLADRALMPIEQIGLGGQESIRGYRQDVLLSDNGAFASAELRIPILKISQRVNSDTPRYQGVLQLTPFVDLARAWNSKGTNPDPNTLASVGMGLLWQQGDRLTLRLDWGIPLVKVDSRPRTWQENGLYFSIIYNP; encoded by the coding sequence CCTGTCTGGCTAGTCACGCCAGTTGTAGCGCAAACATCCATAGATACAAACAAGCTGAAGACTGTAAATGACTGTCAAGAATGTCTATTAGCTCAAGTTCCTGCTATACCGCCAGGAATACCACAAATTCCGCCACAGGACATTATTCCCCCCTCACAGCCAACACCACAACCCCCAGCAACTACCCAACCGCTACCGCCACCAGAACAACTATTAACACCACCATCAGTTACACCCCAGCCAGGGGAAGCTCCTGAAAGTTCAGTTCCAGGTACGTTAACAGTTAAAAGCTTCGAGTTCACAGGTAACACTGTTATTAGTTCACAAGAACTAGCAACTGTTACCGCACCATTTACAAATCGCCCAATTAGTTTTGCAGAACTACTGCAAGCTCGTTCAGCAGTCACTCAACTGTATATTGACAAAGGATATGTTACTTCTGGCGCTTTAATCCCAACCCAAACGCTTACTGAAGGCGTTGTGACTATCCAAGTAGTTGAGGGTAGCTTAGAAAGTATAAATATTACAGGTACTAGGCGTTTACAGCCTAATTATGTGCGATCGCGTATAGCTATTGCGACTCAAAAAGCTCTCAACGTTCCTCGCTTATTAGAAGCATTACGGTTGTTGCAACTTGATCCCCTGATTGCGAGTATATCTGCGGAACTAGCCGCAGGTTCCACCCCTGGAACAAGTTTACTGACAATAAAAGTTCAAGAAGCGGATACCTTCAAAACTCAAGCTAATCTTGATAACAGTCGCTCACCGAGTGTAGGTAGTTTTCGCCGAGGTGGGCAAATTAGAGAAGCTAACTTGCTTGGGTTAGGAGATGCTATTAACCTGGAATATAGCAATACCGATGGTAGCAATGCTTATGATTTTGCTTACACTCTGCCCCTAAATCCTCGTAATGGCAGCTTGCGCCTCAACTATGGCAACACATCTAGTAATGTTATTGAACCACCCTTTGACGAAATAGATATTGAAGCTTCTTCTCGTTATTTTGATCTCACATTTCGCCAGCCTATAAGCCAGACACCCAGCGAAGAATTTGCTTTAGGACTAACGGGATCTCGTAGAGAAACTGACACATCACTATTAGATAGACCTTTCCCACTGTCAGCCGGAGCAGATGAACAAGGCAGGACAAGAGTTTCAGCCGTAAGATTTTTTCAAGAATGGACACAGCGAGGTAGTACACAAGTAATTTCTGCCCGTTCTCAATTTAGTTTAGGCGTAGGTGCGTTCAATGCCACAATTAATAAAGAAGCTCCTGATAGTCGCTTTTTAAGTTGGCGTGGACAAGCTCAATGGGTACGTCTTTTAGCTCCCGATACCTTATTCTTAGTACGTGGCGACTTGCAACTTGCTGATCGAGCATTAATGCCTATTGAGCAAATTGGTTTAGGAGGTCAAGAAAGTATCCGAGGTTATCGCCAAGATGTATTATTGAGTGATAATGGTGCTTTTGCTTCTGCGGAATTACGGATACCAATTTTAAAAATATCTCAGAGGGTAAACTCTGATACACCACGTTACCAAGGTGTGTTACAGCTAACTCCATTTGTTGATTTAGCTAGGGCTTGGAATAGTAAAGGTACTAACCCCGATCCTAATACGTTAGCTTCTGTAGGTATGGGTTTATTGTGGCAACAAGGCGATAGATTAACACTCCGCTTGGATTGGGGCATTCCTTTGGTAAAAGTTGATTCTAGACCCAGAACATGGCAAGAAAACGGTTTGTATTTTTCAATTATTTATAATCCCTGA